The nucleotide window gagttccgacgagcttcttttggcaagctcctgggcttctcggatttgttcccgcagaacctccgacgaccgtccggactttcgtcgagctctcgaactcccaacgtaatcatagtctttgactctggcataactcctactgcatgtctttctttcatcgtagttaattctgcacacttaaaacaaaacttcgatcgagataattattcctaagtaattaaccaagttgtccagcatgtcattggtccctcgacgctttgtccgattcttcagcgcatcgtcctctcttgcagcctattgcccaatcggccaattgactccgcaactccgatatccttggggcaatacccgctcttcttggcccgatgcccgagtccatgacccgaagccttttatcgatacatcgaccgatccaccggcccgacatccaatcttctgacatgttcctctggcacaaaacatgatttttcctgttttaattatctcatccaaatcgaagcatcctacgtcattcaaaacatagattaaaatataaacataattatcaattggtttcatcatcaaaatacgagattcaacaacatctgtataaacacgatctaaggcatgcatttttctagacaaagcaggactagcaaatgaaactctatgttgtttaccaaccaaacaatcaatacaagagttcagatgtatacctttgaggtctggcaatacctctctcttggaaagagcttgcagccccttcttgctcatgtgtcccagtcgcctatgccacaactccatgctgaagtctttttctatagcatttaactactcaccataagctttagcctaaacctatacaaagtataacatttctttccattagctataataagagaacccttactgagcttccattgccctctatgaaatctgtTATCATAgttttcatcatctagtcttccaactgaaattaaattcaacctcaagtcaaccactcgcctcacatccttaagcactaacttgcagccaaggttggtctttaaatggatatcacccataccTATAATGTCTgctatgccatagttgcccatcttgacaacaccaaaattttcagacctatatgtagcaaaaactctctccatggtgtagcatgataagaagcacctgtgtcaatcacccacttaagatcctaacacatacaagaaaaaaatatcatcagaaagagataatcaaataatcaccaccctgtagctgtgatattatcttttgactctatagactccactttttttccctttttcttgctcttcttaggttgcttacattagttcttgtaatgtcctttctcaccacagttatagcaaacaatatcttttcttgatcttgacttgctcttacccatgcgtgaactgcttttagactttgaccttcctctattctctgaaataagtgtctgtgaatcattctgagatgttgctgaactctttcttctcaactcttcattcaataaactgcttgttacttgactcatagtgacaacaccatctagcgcagaattactaagggaaaccactagtgtctcctaactttctagtaatgaactgagaagtaacaatgcctataactcatcatcaagagacattttcatagaggataattggttagtaatactttgcattttattcaaatgctcagcaatagaagcaccctctctatattttagattcacaagttttcttatcaaaaaagtttcgttgccaactgtttttctttcatagagactttccaactttttccaaagagaatatgcagaaatttcagtagaaacatggtgaaagacactatcattaagccattgtcgaataaacccaattgtttttcgatctaacctcttccactcatcatctgtcatagttatgagttttacactatccccctgcaaaggtccatacaaatctttgtaatacaagagatattccattcttggtttccattgttgaatctcggattttgatgatgaagtcaattgtcatttgttatctaatctatgtgttgagataagtgtgcaggattaactacgatgagagtaagacaagcagcaggtgttgcgccggagtcaagatcatgatcacgttgggagttcgagagttcgacggaagttcggatggtcgtcggaggttcagcgagaacagatccgagaagtccagaagcttgccaagcgaagctcgtcggaactcgccaagtggatcgtcgcaaagtccaggagtatgccggaagtccgcagaaggatcaccgagggttatcggatgatcgacggaagttggccggaaactcgccggaagaagcgattgacgcatcggagcaaagctgcagaagttgtcttagagttaatcgtagttagcatgatgattaagcatgaaaatgggaggtgatcccattagcttaatcttggggcaattgggcccctaaaaagattcaaattgggccgaatggagtgaaccattcggaccctgattgcaccaggaggtgcaaccgccccagccaggaggtgcaaccgcctgggctgtggggttgggaggtgcaaccgccccagccaggaggtgcaaccgccagggctgcgaggctgggaggtgcaaccgccccagccgagaggtgcaaccgcccagagctcagtcttcgagctagactgggcggtgcaacctcctctgccaagaggtagcaccgccagagctcaagtttcgagctctgccaggcgatgcaaccatcgagctcagtcttcgagctctggcagagaggtgcatcagcctgagctcagtctcgagctctgccaggtgatgcaatcaccaagctcagtcttcgagctctggcagagaggtgcatcagcctgagctcagtttggagctctgccaggtgatgcaaccaccgagctcagtttcgagctctgccaggtgatgcaaccaccaagctcagtcttcgagctctgccagatgatggaaccatcgagctcagtcttcgagctctggcagagagaagcaatcgcctgagctcagtcttcgagctctgccaggcggtgccacctctccagtcaagaggtgcaaccgcctgatcccagaattctgggatttgatcgatttgatcattttgagctcgaattttgaattgggttggggcctataaataccccacccattcagcactgaaaagatacagacctacaccgaaatcttgatcttttctgtgattctaagagctcaaaagtgttgtaaagcctttaagtctcctccttctgttcttcaagttttcagttgtaaagtgaggagagaaaggtctgtaaaggttgtctcctgagcctatcaaaaggagagaaattgtaaaagggcagtttggccttcgcccattgaaggaaggcacctagttgacgtcggcaacctcgtcggtggaggaagccaaaagtggagtaggtcaaggctgaccgaaccactctaaatctctggtttgcgcttattttcgagcactttatcattactgcaaacctccctcattactactgctctctgcgctttcacgaacaagttctaagtgttgttcttccgaatctgcattcagacgtaaattcgtattttcatacgttactgtttacgtttacgtttgattctgcagaactgtcttccgtgcttttacgaacgagcttctttgcagtttatacttacattttgatcctattgataactgcaaactttcctctacgattttacgaacgagtttcagcatttagacgtaaaactgcattcagacgtaaatcggctttccttgctcaatcatcagatctcagttcacgtttacgtcttgattccaactgcatactgccttctgcgagtatacaaacaagtttcaaagtttagacgtaaatctgcgtctagacgtaaaactgcgtttagacgtaaatctgcgtttagacgtaaatctgagtttaagacgtaaatctgagtttagacgtaaatctgcgtttagacgtaaaactgcgtttagacgtaagtctgcgtttagacgtaaatctgcgtttagacgtaaatctgcgtttagacgtaaatctgagtttagacgtaaactgtgcttagacgcaaaactgcgcttagacgcaatctgcgcttagacgcaaactgcacttagatacaaactgagaatttgcttttgcatcataacagtttttgaacgaacgcagcttttggtttttaatcgctgtaagatttccgctgcactaattcaccccccccctcttagtgctctcgatcctaacatccatatcatctaattgtttccatttaaactaatcatgcgagaaacattactgacctccatgttcaaatataaaaattaaatcatcaaaatcctaattctgataccagttgatgggatataaagtggaataacttttgtatataaacaaatactagcCATGATatgtaatataattaaataaaattataataaaatagaacatcaagatatacgtgaaaaacccctccaatataaagggtaaaaaccacgaggcaaactagagataatctatgagaataatgaatatataaatctcaatctcttgccctaaaccttagcaacaatcataagagaacaactatgatacaaggatcacgtcactatccataatatctaaaacctcctcaaGTAATCATAACAAGAGTCTAATATAGATTTGATCCAACCTgatatgagaacactactagatgattgagaacagtctctctgtgttattcttatttttttctttttctttctcttatttttctgtctttttcttctcctctttgttgctgCAAAGCtctccacgttgctgcccttttttaCCAAAAAAATATAGTCACCTTCTTACCAAAATGTAGTCACCACACCTcctttatattgatctagggttatgtTAAGAGAAGGCATAGGCTATGaactaataaaatatatattggaCTGAATATGGACTATCAGCTTAACACCAGTAAATTCTTATAACAGGAATGACAGGTTGAGTTTTGAAACTCAAAATTTATATCGACGATGGCCTCAGAAGTACGTATTCATCCGTCTATAATAAATTGTCAACCATCAAGGATGAGGGACTTCCTCATGCCAAGTAAACTGGAATGAACATGATCGAGCTGGAGACTGACAATGAGGTGGTGATCCATTTATTAAGCAACAAAATAGAATCCCCCTTAGCGGATGGTGAATTTAGTTACAGACATTATTTACATGTTTGGATCTCTTTCTACTTGCACATTATCTTATAATTTATAGAGAAAGAAATATATGGTGTGGATGATTGACCCGATCCTCTATATTCTCCTTCGTGTGTGGATGATTGACCTACTTTAGGTCTTTTAGACCTAAATACGGGTACTGTAATTTTCTTAGCTCTTCATTTTGAGGTGTTGtgttatctattatttttatattgtatATTAATGTCATCTGTatttatttaacaaaattgacATTTCTGTTACCTACGATTGTACCATCGGGTCACGTTTCCATTGAAATCTATTTCAGCTTTGATGATTATTTACTTCATTCATTTTtactatcaaatattttcattgTGCAGTATGTTTTAGTCAACTTTGACACTAAGAGGAGGATGTATTAGCATGTTAAGAAAGTCAAGATTAGATTATTAGAGTTTATCCGTCGTTGACGTGGATCGACTCTGTAATCGAACTTCCTGGTCACGTATATGGAAGCAAATTGATTTCTCTACTCCGGAGAAGCATTACCTTTCGGCATTAATCTTCATAGAAAAGTGAAGAACTCTTCCGAGACTGAAAGGCCATGAGATGTCACCGTGGGTTTATAGGCGCAGCGCAATCTAATTAATATAACGCTTTGCTTAGTCATCCAAACAGCTAGATGCTCTTACCTTTCCGAGAAGGATGGACTTGGACCATTTCTTGTTGGGGGATTTCTCCAGACCATCCTCATGCCTCTTTTTTCCCTTTGTATAATTAAACGTCGTCATCCTTTCATTAAAAAGAaatgatatttaatataatatagtaataaaaaataatcatataagaataaaagtaaactaaagatataataaaatatcaaggaaatactaaattaaaataaaatcatatcatggttatgacaaaattatgaaataaatcaATAATGTGATTATAATATGTTAATTAATATTtagtaaaacaataaaaaataataatcatgaactaaaaataatatatttaataataataataataataataataataataaacagttAAAGTGACATTGTTTTAGATGAAAAAGGCTCAGTATCCAAGTGGAAAACACCGCAATAAATATTGTTCAGGCTACCTACTATCCTAGTTGACCGTTTCCCTCCCTCCAACGACACGAGTCCGTCCCTCGCAATATCCCGTCTGTATACAGTTGAAAGTAGCATTTAGACCGGCTTCAGTAACAAACTAAATAGTAATATCCTTAATCCGTGATCAGTGGGATAAAATACCCACTCTTGTTTGAACTTGGGAACATTGTGTTGCTGAATGCGTTGACGTCCCGCTTCGACTGGCCCATACTTACTGATTGAAAGACGAGGCGACTACACTGCATTTTCTAAATAGCCAGGCCCGATCGCCGCCATTGCTTCCGAGCTCCGGATCCTCATATATACTTGCGGACTCGGTTTACACTGCCATTACGCACAGCAGAGTTGCAGACAAGAAACGTGGACTGTGGGATCACGAGTGGCCACTTCTCTTCGGATCGAAGCAAGATAAAGATGACAAGAGTCTTTTTCCTTCTCtcatttcttctcttctcctttctaGGTGATTTATTCTCTCTTTATTTGATTTCATGGTTGTACTCTTGTCTATTTCGGCTATTACCAATTCTGTGTTCGTCGCACTTCCTCTGTTTTCAGGGGCGTTGGCAGCTACGTTCACGCTCACTAACAACTGCGAGTACACCGTATGGCCGGGCGTGCAATCGGGCGCCGGCACGGCCCCACTTTCCTCGACGGGCTTCGCGCTGCATAAGGGCGAGTCTCGCAGCCTCAAGGCGCTCGCCGCGTGGTCGGGCCGCTTCTGGGGCCGCACCCTCTGCGCCACCGATTCGAGCGGCAAGTTCAGCTGCGCCACCGGCGACTGCGGGTCCGGCAGGGTGGAGTGCTCTGGCGGCGGCGGGGACCCCCCGGCCACCTTGGCGGAGTTCACGCTCGACGGCAGCGGCGGGATGGACTTCTACGACGTGAGCCTGGTGGACGGCTTCAACctgccgatgctggtggtgccgcaAGGCGGCTCTGTTGGGGACTGCACCTCCACGGGCTGCCTGGCGGACCTCAACGGGCTGTGCCCGTCGGACCTCAAGGTGGTGCTGTCGACCTCGGACGCGGGCGGCGAGTACGTGGCGTGCAAGAGCGCGTGCGAGGCCTTCGGTTCGCCCCAATATTGCTGCAGCGGTGCCTACGGAAACCCCAACACGTGCAAGCCATCGTCCTACTCCCAGTTCTTCAAGAACGCCTGCCCCAGGGCGTACAGCTACGCCTTCGACGACGCCACGTCCACATTTACCTGCGCGTCCGCCGACTACGTCATCACGTTCTGCCCCAGCACCACAAGGTAGCCTCGATCAATCACGTCTCGATTTCTTTTGGTCAGTGGGATCACTATAGTGCGACTTACTCTACGTGATGAGGTAGTGCATGGCTACGACAGGCCGGCGGAGCGGACGTCAACCTGTCCGTTTCTAAGCAGCTGCCGCCCCATGCTTCATCGTTATTTATTGCCCGTGCAATGAATCCACTGTTTGTCCATCTCCTTTCTAAACCTACTCTTAATATTTGACAGCCAGAAGTCTTCGGACCCGACTCCAGGTGCATCGAATACGCCGCCACTGGTGCTGCGCACGGCTGCCATGCTACTTCGCATCTCCCTCGCTGGTCTCGCTTTATGTCTCTGCCTGTAGCGCGGCCGTGCGGAGGCTACACAACGCTCGCACCGCCAATTCTAGACCGGCCATCTCCTGTGCTTGTCGTCATAACGATGCGACGCTGATGAAAAAATCTAATCAAGCTGACAAAAGAACGAGAGTCTGACAGAATGAAAAGAGCTGCTGCTGCCTCCCAAATTTGCCTTCTTATGTATCTTATGGCCGGTCTTTTAATCTCTAGGAAAAAGTTCACCAGGTCTGCGTGCGAAGTGACATCACGGAGTGATGTAGTCCATTAAAATAGGGGAGTGTTTGGTTTCTGGAAGTGAAAGATTGTACAGTTGTGTATTGTTCCACATCGGCATAAAGCCTCCCAACCTTTACTGGAGTTCATATCGCTCTCCAGGAATATATAAACTTCGGCTGCTCCCACAAGAAGGGATATAATACTTTTGAAGTTGTGAAATAGATAGACATACTTGGAGGTGAGTTTTGCCTCTCCAACGGTGAGAGGAACTTGATTCGAGTTGCACCAGCTCGATCCCTCCTTtggagctcatgaagagctttgaATCAAGGATCAAACTGGAACAAAACCTCTAACTTAAATTGGAGGATAAATCCCAAACCAGCTGAATTTTATTGGTAAAAGTTACACAAAAGTCGAGAAATAATTGTTCTAAGGCTCCTGTCGCGTGGATTACTTAAACTCAAATTATGTTGAATCAAACTATAAACAAAGCATTTGGAATTTTTGTTCGTCGACGGATCCGAACTCATGAAAAATAAACAGGTGTTTTGAGCACAACTTTTTTTGTTAGGTGTATCAATGAGTACTGTGGGATTGTGATGTACTCCTATGGTTGTGCAGCTATAGTTCTAGTTTCTACTGGTATCGTGTAAAATGAAACAATCACAAACCATTCAACAGCGTTCTCAGGTTTTAGGGTGAGAGACTCCGGGTGATTGTGAGAGAAATTTTTTGTCTCGTCGATGGGGTTTTCCCTTTCCCATCGGTCTCTTCCCTGCAAGTCTCGCCTGGTTCGTCCTTCCGCCTCCTAAGCCGTCTATTTCTCCTCTATCTGTGGTGTCAACGCCTGCTGCTTGACGATCGGCAgttcaaaaatatttaattttatttatcttaatattattgattttaccaACAAAAGATACATACAGATTATCAATTTTACTAATAACAAAATAGCTCGTATAGATTATCAATTTTGCTAATGACAACATAGCACATTATCGATTTTTCGAATTACAAAATAATCATTTCAGATATtaattaaaagataaaaagaaaaaaaaaatcatttgtgAATGACTGAAATAACTTGCTGAAAGCTGTTGCATTTGTGAATGACTGTTGCTGCTAAAAGCTATTGTACCCGAAAGCTCTTTGTTGAAGCGAACTGAACATTTGTGTTGCAGATGAATTGCTGCTATAGAAATGAACCAGTCAACTCATTTGGAATATCAAAGCATTAACAAATATAGTTACATTTGTAATAGTGTCATATGGAATCTGACTATTGCATCTAAAAGTTAATGCTAATAGCAtataagattttttcaactatacgaggaaatctctctactccatTGAGGGAAATTCTCTGTTATGAGGAAAATCCCCACtcttaatctatataaataggagaggagcatgttaatgcattcaagcttcttcaatacaatcttcttctttctattctATCATGATATCAGAGCAGGTGAGACGAGCGAGGCTTCACGACCATCGGAACTTGTCATTCACTACATCCCTTACCTCTGCAAAGCAAAGAAGGGGAGAACTCTTTCTCGTCGAACTCACTTCCCCGTTGGACTCCCCTCTCTGTTCGCTGTACAACCGTCTGTTGTATGGCGTGTGATGCCTTCGCTGCTACCCCAGTCGCTGCCGTGACCACACCCAGCGATGCCATCAAGTGTGGCCACAACAATGAGGGCTTGTTTTGGTGCGGCTGGCTGCTTGCTCTCGACAGTGGATCCCTCTCCAACCCCTACCCGCTCCTTCCCTCTTATTCTCTATGCGGCCTTCTTCTTCACCGGCACCACTTGCACCGATCCCAGGCTCGGGTTGTCCATTGCTGTAACATCATCTTCATCAGGCTATGATCTTTATCAATTGCAGCCCGCTGCCTCACTGTCAACTATCGATCATCAACTCCTGTTAAGAGCAAATCGTTGTAGGTTTCTCCACTAAATCACTACAGCTTCCTCTTCTACTGCAGCTTTCTCTTCTATTGTAGCATCGCTGCAGCTACCTCCTATTTTGCAGCTACCTTCTCTGCTATAGCATTACTGCTcctctgctacagcttcctcctctgctacagcttcctcctatACTACAACTTCCTCCTCTTTGCAACTTTTCTATTATAGCTATCTCCTCTGCTGCACCTCTactacagctttctcctctactgtagcatcactgcaatatcgttgcagcttcctcctttgctgtagcttcctcctctgctatagcATCACTACAAtatcgctgcagcttcctcctttgtTACGGCTTCTTCCTCTCTCAattgctgtagctttctcctctgctgcagcCGCCACAGCAGCGATATGCTCTTGCCCTTCTCACAAAGCCTCTCACTCATAAACTGtttgctttgcatcgatccaaaattgatatccttgataggagcgccATCTTACTACGAGGGCATTATAGCAGATAAATTTTttctaactatacgaggaaatctctctattctattaaAAATTGAATAGATGGACTTATGTAGAATATGAAAGCACGAACAAAACAGTAGTATCATATGGAATATGACTACTGCAGCTGAAAGCTGTTAAGATAATTCTGCCGCAGAAAACTAAACAAATGAAGCTGAA belongs to Musa acuminata AAA Group cultivar baxijiao chromosome BXJ3-5, Cavendish_Baxijiao_AAA, whole genome shotgun sequence and includes:
- the LOC103973656 gene encoding thaumatin-like protein 1 isoform X1, with translation MVVLLSISAITNSVFVALPLFSGALAATFTLTNNCEYTVWPGVQSGAGTAPLSSTGFALHKGESRSLKALAAWSGRFWGRTLCATDSSGKFSCATGDCGSGRVECSGGGGDPPATLAEFTLDGSGGMDFYDVSLVDGFNLPMLVVPQGGSVGDCTSTGCLADLNGLCPSDLKVVLSTSDAGGEYVACKSACEAFGSPQYCCSGAYGNPNTCKPSSYSQFFKNACPRAYSYAFDDATSTFTCASADYVITFCPSTTSQKSSDPTPGASNTPPLVLRTAAMLLRISLAGLALCLCL
- the LOC103973656 gene encoding pathogenesis-related thaumatin-like protein 3.5 isoform X2, which gives rise to MTRVFFLLSFLLFSFLGALAATFTLTNNCEYTVWPGVQSGAGTAPLSSTGFALHKGESRSLKALAAWSGRFWGRTLCATDSSGKFSCATGDCGSGRVECSGGGGDPPATLAEFTLDGSGGMDFYDVSLVDGFNLPMLVVPQGGSVGDCTSTGCLADLNGLCPSDLKVVLSTSDAGGEYVACKSACEAFGSPQYCCSGAYGNPNTCKPSSYSQFFKNACPRAYSYAFDDATSTFTCASADYVITFCPSTTSQKSSDPTPGASNTPPLVLRTAAMLLRISLAGLALCLCL